The sequence CCGCTCACGTAAATCTCTCAGACCTTCTGTCGCCCGCGTCCGCCGCTTGCGTCGCCATCCACTGCCGTCATCCGCACGTTTCGCCGTACGGGTCTCCGTACGTCTCCGGTATCCGTACGTCGTCCGTCCGCCGCTGCTCAGACCTGCGAACGGTGAAAATTCTTGAAGGACCGGGACGGCGTCGGACCGCGCTGTCCCTGGTAACGGGAGCCGTACCGCTCACTGCCGTACGGGTGCTCGGCCGGCGAGGTCAGCCGGAACATGCACAGCTGCCCGATCTTCATGCCCGGCCACAGCTTGATCGGCAGCGTGGCCACGTTGCTCAGCTCGAGGGTCACATGCCCGCTGAAGCCGGGGTCGATGAACCCGGCCGTCGAATGCGTCAGCAGCCCCAGCCGCCCCAGGGAGCTCTTGCCTTCGAGCCTGGAGGCAATGTCGTCCGGCAGGCTGATGACCTCGTACGTCGAGGCCAGCACGAACTCACCGGGATGCAGGATGAACGCCTCGTCCCCCTCCGGAACGACCTCCCGGGTCAGATCGGGCTGCTCGACGGCGGGGTCGATATGCGGGTAGCGGTGATTCTCGAACACCCGGAAGTAGCGGTCGAGGCGCACATCGATACTGGACGGCTGCACCATCGACTCGTCATAGGGGTCGATGCACACCCGACCAGCTTTGATCTCGGCCCGGATGTCCTTGTCTGAGAGAAGCACGCAAACGAGGATACGCGCCCGCACCACCCCCACCGCACGGCGAGGGCCCGGCCCCCCTGGGGGACCGGGCCCGTTCCTCTCATCCAGCTCCTGCTACTTCAACAGCTACTCCCCCGGCTCTGCTCGTACCACTCGCCCGGCTCTTCCGGGCGGTCCCGCTCTGCTCCGCTGCCGCCTGCTCCGCCGGCTACCGCTTGGCGTACCCGACGGGCACCGACTGCCGCAGCCGAGCACAGCGCGGGCACCGCAGAAGCCGTCCCGGACCGAGCCGCTCGGTGGTCTGCATGGGGAAAGAAGCGGTGCTGAACACGTGGCCCTCGGCACAACGTACGACGGTGCGCTCCATCAAGTCCCTCTCCCAACTGCGTGGACAACAAAAGCCACATTAGGGGATGAACTGGGCGCCACCACACGCGGCACTCCGAGCCCCAACCGTACGCCCCAACTCCCGCACCCCGCAGCCGCATCCCGCCCCCACGGCCGTGTCCCACACCACTCCGGCCGCACCCTCCGAAGCACTCCCCGAGGCTCCCTCTTGCGCGCTCCCGCGCCCCAGAAACGCCAAATGCACCGACGGGCGGCGATGGGGTAGAGTGTGCGACGATGCTTCGCTCCGAATCCGAGCGAATCACGCGGGTGTAGTTTAATGGTAGAACATGAGCTTCCCAAGCTCAGAGCGCGGGTTCGATTCCCGTCACCCGCTCCATGTGAAAGCCCCAGGTCAGCGGCCTGGGGCTTGTTTGTCGTCTAGACCATTTTCGGTGCATTGCACCACTAGCGCACCACTGGGCGCCCGAAAGAGGCCGCCAGCATCACCCCCGGGCGGGGAATCGGATTTCAACGCCAGCCGAGTCTCATACCTTGAGATCGACTTTGCGTGACCTCAGTCACGTCAACTGCCTTACAGGGAACGGGCCATGAAGGCCCGTGACGGGCGGACATATTCGCTAAACCCGCAGGCCAGAGACGCTTTCCCCTTGCCGAGCTGCCTTTGGCACACCCCGGCCACGGGTAGCACGAAGCCGTCCCGGAGTGGCCAATCCCTGCTGAATTGGCTTCCTGGGCGGCTCGGTTGGTCGGTTCACGGAGGGCGCACCACTCGTGCACCACTAACGGGTGCCGCAGAGGTTGGGTGTGGGCAAGTCGGAGTGGTGTCTGGCCTGCTTGTTCCGGCTCCACCAACGGTTGCGCAGATCGAGGGCGTAGACCTCGCCCCGTACGTGGGCCTGCCCCCGGTCGCGGTCGCAGAGCACGTAGAGGGTCCCTGTAATGAGGGCGCCGCCGACATGGTCGCGGGCTTCGGGCA is a genomic window of Streptomyces gilvosporeus containing:
- the dcd gene encoding dCTP deaminase, with the protein product MLLSDKDIRAEIKAGRVCIDPYDESMVQPSSIDVRLDRYFRVFENHRYPHIDPAVEQPDLTREVVPEGDEAFILHPGEFVLASTYEVISLPDDIASRLEGKSSLGRLGLLTHSTAGFIDPGFSGHVTLELSNVATLPIKLWPGMKIGQLCMFRLTSPAEHPYGSERYGSRYQGQRGPTPSRSFKNFHRSQV